From Equus przewalskii isolate Varuska chromosome 2, EquPr2, whole genome shotgun sequence:
tagTGAGTGACAGGGCCAGGGGGCCCAGCTTTGCCTGAGGGCGAAGCCggtcttcccttcccttcccttccaatGATCGGGAATGGAGTCCGAACAGTTGCCTAGTTTTCAGCTTTCTGGTTTTCTCATCTTCAGGTCCTGGAGGACTAGACTCGGCTCCTTGGGCAGAGTCACAGCCCCATCCACACACCAGTGCATCAGACCCATATGCTTttgctctcccttctctctcttccaggcTCAGGCCTCAGCTGCACCTCTTAAAAGACCCTGGCATAGGGAATCATCTGAAAGTGGGGACACGGGTGGGAGAGCTGAGAGAaccatgcccattttatagatgaagaaacaaaggcccAAAAGGTCAAATGGCTTGCCTGAGGTTCCCCAGCCTGACCTCGGCAGGGGTAGTTAGTCTGCAATGCCGAGAGCCACCCTCACCACCCGTGACCCTGtccctcttcttcctggcacCATCTGCAGGGAGCTGGACCACAGTGTGCCAAGGACACCTCAAGACAGGTTGCGGGGGCCCAACATGGAGGAGGCAGGTGGGCCCCCGGCTCGGACTGAGGCCCGAGTGGTGAGTGCCACGCTGACATGGCGGCAGCGGCCCCCTGCCCAGGAAGAGATTAGACACCGTTTTCGCAAGGTGTCTCTGGTGTCAGGGGCCCAGGTGGAAGCCCCTCAAGAGGAGATGTTTGAGGACAGCCACCATCGAGAGGAAGTCAATGGCTTTGCTACACGGGAAGAAGAGACTGTGAATTACCAGGGCCCCCAGGATGGGGGTGGCTCCAAGAGCTTCCAGAGCCACGGGCCCATCTTTTCCAGGAAGTACACACCACCCCCCAAGGAGAAAAGGCCAGTAGGGAGGCTGAAGGAGGCTGTGGACCAGGTGGATGGCAGCTCCCAAGACCCCAGGACTGAGCCACCAAGCCCAGGAGCCATGGCTAGGACTGAGTACTCTGTGCCTCTGCCTGGGCCCCGTGAACCAAGCCCCCACCCAGGTGTGAGTCACATCAGTGGGAGCCCTCGGAGCCTTGAGGAACGGCGGGTGACACGCACTGTGCGGACCACCATGGTGATGGGAGGGCACGTGGACCGACGGGTGAACAGCTCTGTGACCGTGGGGCCAACGCTCTTGGGTGAGGCCCTGCCAAGGGGGCGAAACGCTGCCCGCACAGTCCGGGCAGTGGTGGTGAGGCCCCAGGCTGAGGGCTCACCCAGCCGCAGTCAGGCCCTGGAGCTGCTAAGTAGCCTGGTGCCTGCTGAGCATAGCCCACCTACCGGCCGGCTTCCTAGGCCCATGGCTGTTGTGCCAAGGAGTCCAGGTCTGGGTCGCTCAGTAGGTGAAGCCCTGGGGCAGCTACCTGAGACAGGGACAGCAGTGCCAAAGGACAGAGATGCCCTGGCTCCTGCAGGCATCCCAGAAGGTGCTCATCCACCGCAGAACCAGGATGTCCCTGCAGCCCACCCAGACCAAGACCAGGTCAAAGCCCCAGACGCCAGGGCCCATGAGTCCCCAAGGATGCAGGGAgcctccagccccacccaactCCCTTTCCAGACCTCTCAGGGTCATGTGCCAGTACCCTCCTCTCCCCGGCTCCAGACCCATAACCCCTCCCTGGGCCTAGTCCACCCCCCAGAGCAGCCTGTGGTGCCCACTCACCCCAGGGGTCAGATCACTCTCGAGCCCAGGggaccccaggccctgccctctgtAAAAATGGAAGGGCTCACGGATCCCCCTGCTGCCACCCTCCTGCCCATGGTGAGGAGTGAGGTTGTTACGGTCCCTGGTCAACCTCTTGTTCCATCCTCTACAAGAAGGAAGGCTGTGCCCAGCCGAGGAGGTCTGTCCGCTCCATCCTCCCCAAGAAGTAAGGTCACTCGGAACTCTGAAGATGTCCCTACCTTCTCTCTTAGCCAAAAAGAGGTAGTGCAGGGCCCTGGTCGTCCTGCTGACCCATCCCCCACCCAGAAGGATGTTGCGCAGGGTCCTAGTGCTCCTGCTGCCTCACCTCCCACCCAGAAAGAGGTTGTGCAGGGTCCTAGTGCTCCTACTGCCTCACCCCCAACCAAGGTTGTCCAGGCCTCTGAAGGGAGCCCCATATCATCTCCCACACAAAAAGAGGTTGTCCAAGGTGTTGAAGGCAGCCTTGCCTCTTCCCTCACCAAGGAAGAGGCTGTTCAAGGCCTGGCTGCTCCTGCTATCCCATCCCCCCAAAAGGATAAGGTTGTCCAGGGCTCTGAAGAGAGTCCCATATCATATCCCACCCCAAAAGAGGTTGTCCAGGGCCCTGGTGCTTCTGCTGCCCCATTTCCCACCCAGAAAGTGGTTGTCCAGGGTTGTCCTGCTGTtatccctcctccctgctcctcagtGGACAAAGTGTCCCCCAGCCCAGGAGGCCCCCCTGTCCCAGTGCCAGTGGGAGCAGAGGCCAGCCTGGAGTCCCAGCTTGTTCCTGACTCCACCAAGGGTAAGACCCTCCCAGAACCAtcgagagaggaggaggagatggccCTGGCCACTGACCTGGAGATTTTCCTGGATACCCTACGGAGCATGGAGCCCCCCGAGATCCTCCGCACTCACCGGCTGCCACGAGCTCCTCGCTCCTCCTACCTGGCCATGTACGCCACACTACCCGCCATCGAGGAGGACCAGCCTGGGCCATGGGTGCTGGGACCCAGCCCCCAGGAGGTGCCTACACTGGAAgaaaagggggaggaagaggaagaggaggaggaggaggaggaggaggaggaagaaccaGAGAACCCCTACCTGAGTGACGACGAGAAGCTCCAGCGCAGGCAGGAGAAAGCcgggcccagcccctcctgggaCTCCCGCCCGGCCAGGCCCCCCCAGGCGTCTTGCTCTCCTCTGGAGATGATGAAGAAGCACATGGCAGGTGCCAAGGGCCCCCACCCAGAGCTGGGGCCAGAGTgccaggcaggcagcaggcccACTTCCCGTCTTGGAGGCAGCCTTCTTTTTGGTGGTCTGGTGTCTGCTACCAAGGAGGCCCCCACCTTGGAACCACTGGGCACAAAACTATCTGCTCTGCCTCCCCATGGGGCACCAGGGCTCAGGAAGGTGCCAGGACAGCTACCCCTGCTCTGCAGCGAAAGGCCACCACCAGAGAAGCGCACATGTGCCCGGCTCCCGGAGGGGTGGGTGAGTGAGGACTTGGGTGGACAAGGGAGGGCACCTGGCTTCACCTGGGCCAGGGTTTGGATGGTGTGAGGAAAATGGTACTGGGAGGCAGAGTGTCCAGAGGCCAGAGGCTTGGGTCTGATGTCTAGTTCTGTGTGACCAcgtttctctgggcctcagtctccctatCCAAACAGGTGGAGATTTGCACTGTGGATTCCAAAGGGCTTGGTGGCTCTGATAGCTTGGCAGTGGGGCAAGGGGAGCAATAGGCACCCAACTCCTGGGACAGGGTGATGAGGCCGCTGTGGGCCAGCTCTTTGGAGGTGGAGGCCAATCAGGAGGATGTTGGGTCCCTGGAATGGCAGGtggtgggaggcaggaagaagacAACCCCATAAGACTTATTATCACTGCCCTCCATTCCAGAGCCCAGCCTTGAAGACCCAGGGCAAGCTGAACACCAGACCTGGAAAGGTAGGGGTCAGGGGCAGTGGGCGGggccagcaggaggcaggagccTGAGGACAGAGTCTGAGGACTCCTACTGTGCCTCCTCCAGATGATCCTCTTCTCGGAGCCCACCTGCCAAGGCAGCAGCAGGGAGGTTTGGGAAGACATCGCTGATGCTTCCAGCTGGGCCCCTGTTGCCTCCATAAGGGTGGTGCGAGGCTGGTGAGTGCAGAGTGCCCAGCAGGGGTCCTGTGTGTGAAGCTGGGGGATGCAAGGGCCAACCTAGAACTACCTAGGTTGACTTTGCAGAAACCCCCTCAGCTACCCAGAGATCCTGCTTTGTGGGTacatcctctccccacccagtGACTGTGGGTCTCTGTGCCTGCAGCTGGGTGCTATATGAAGAGCCAGAGTTCCGGGGCCGGAAGCTGGTCCTGCCAGAAGGAGATGTGGAACTCGGAACCCAGGGGCAAGTGTGGAGTACCCAAGGCATCGGTTCCCTGAGGAGGGTTGTCCGGGTGAGCAGGCTGGGGGTGAGGGCCCAGATGTTGCGCTGACTACCCTGGGCCCCGGGCCCTGAGAAGAGAGACAGCCTCAGGTGCCTAGAGTTGGAATCTGTGGGAGAGATCATATGGGGTAGGGAACAGAAGGGGTTTATTATGGACTCACTCATAGATCCCTGACCTCGGCGCCAACTGGGGAACAAAGGGCTTCTGGAGGATGCTCAGCCTGGCTTAGGAAGGCAGTGGCCAGGCAGAGGCCAAGCCCCAGCTTGGGAAAGCAGCCTGGGGCAGTTTGAGCTGGCGCTGGAAAAGGATTGGATTAGAGCTGCAGAAACGGGTAAGGGTGAATGTGGGTGCTCGCTCACCCCCAGGACCCAGGCTTTCAGGCCCACATCAGACCCAAGGTACCACGGATGTTTGTTCCGTCATTGGCTCACAGATGCTCATTAAggtctgctttgtgccaggcaccacgCCTGCCAATGAGGGGGTAGGGGAAACCTACTCTCTGCCCTGCAGGACTCATGGTCCAACTAGGGTATGAGGGTTGGGTTTGAAGCAGGAAAGCCATAGAACCAGATTGGGGATTTATAAACATCTTTCCAACTGCCAGGAGAAAAGGCTGGATAGGGATCTCGAAGGCAGGAAGACCAGGAAAAGTGATGATTTCCAGCTGAGGGGCACCTCTGAATTTTGAGGAAGGGCTGTGTGGTTTGAAAAGGCATAATCAATATTATAGTTTcatatctgtaaagtgggaaaaaACAATACTGTTTTCATAACACAAATTTACAAACAACTGAAAGTAAGCTTGACAAAATCATCTCGGCCACTagggaaaagcagaagagaaaccaATAATTATAAAAGCTGGGCTGATCAGatgttttgagttttttctttttaatgaaaggaCGAATAACTCTGAGTCCAGAGCTGTTGCCATCCTCCTGGTGAGAGAGGACGAGAGCTGATGAGTCTTAACTAGGGCAGTGGCCCAGCCACGCAAAGGAGGGGACAAGAATTTTTAAAGCCTCTCCAGAAAGACACAAATGTTTGTGGACAATTTGTGAGCCTCTCACAATAAATTCTTCTTTGTGTGGGAGATAACAAgctacaagagaaaaacaagggcTTTGAAGTCAGGCGGACCCACATTCACTTGATTCGTTCAGCACTGACTGGGTGCCTAGGGTCTTCCAGGCACGTGGGAGGTGCTGGCTTGCAACCGTGAACAAAACTACACTGCTCTGTTCTTGGCCCTGCTACTTACAGGCTGTGTCCCCTCTGGCAGGCTGCTTAACATtgctgagcctcactttcccagTCTGTGAATGGAGTAATAACTCCTGTTGGGAGGACCAAATGGATGGGGTAGGACATGCCATTAGCACAGTGTCCTGCACTCAGTAGATGCTTCATAAACATTTGATGaaggagtgagtgaatgaaaatGGTCCTAGTGAGAAAGAAACACCCAGAATGCAGAGAGGACCTGCTGCTTCCTGGGATGAGGTGCAGGTGGTAGTCAGTCTGAACAGGGGTAGGAATTATGTACAACGGCAGGGTTAAAGTTAGACCTCAGGGAGCGGCTGTCCCTCCCACTGGTCCCTCCTCCAGGCTGGAAAGCAGGCTACCCAGAGGCAAGGCGAAGGGCATGGGACGTGCAGGCTCCTGCTGGGAACTTTGGTCTCAGGTCCCAAAGGCCCAGCGTGGGACCAGCAAGGGCTTTAATCTCAGGCCTGTCTGGCTGACCTTGCAGAGAACACCCCAGTCCCCCTTGCTTGCTTCTGGGGAGACAGCCACAAAGGTTTCCCAGAAGCCCCCTGGAGGCCCGCTGGATAGACTTGGGGAAGCAGGTGTGGGCGGGGGTAGTCTCTGAGGGGGCCTGTTTACACTGCCTGTTTCTACCCC
This genomic window contains:
- the CRYBG2 gene encoding beta/gamma crystallin domain-containing protein 2 isoform X4 — protein: MPRATLTTRDPVPLLPGTICRELDHSVPRTPQDRLRGPNMEEAGGPPARTEARVVSATLTWRQRPPAQEEIRHRFRKVSLVSGAQVEAPQEEMFEDSHHREEVNGFATREEETVNYQGPQDGGGSKSFQSHGPIFSRKYTPPPKEKRPVGRLKEAVDQVDGSSQDPRTEPPSPGAMARTEYSVPLPGPREPSPHPGVSHISGSPRSLEERRVTRTVRTTMVMGGHVDRRVNSSVTVGPTLLGEALPRGRNAARTVRAVVVRPQAEGSPSRSQALELLSSLVPAEHSPPTGRLPRPMAVVPRSPGLGRSVGEALGQLPETGTAVPKDRDALAPAGIPEGAHPPQNQDVPAAHPDQDQVKAPDARAHESPRMQGASSPTQLPFQTSQGHVPVPSSPRLQTHNPSLGLVHPPEQPVVPTHPRGQITLEPRGPQALPSVKMEGLTDPPAATLLPMVRSEVVTVPGQPLVPSSTRRKAVPSRGGLSAPSSPRSKVTRNSEDVPTFSLSQKEVVQGPGRPADPSPTQKDVAQGPSAPAASPPTQKEVVQGPSAPTASPPTKVVQASEGSPISSPTQKEVVQGVEGSLASSLTKEEAVQGLAAPAIPSPQKDKVVQGSEESPISYPTPKEVVQGPGASAAPFPTQKVVVQGCPAVIPPPCSSVDKVSPSPGGPPVPVPVGAEASLESQLVPDSTKGKTLPEPSREEEEMALATDLEIFLDTLRSMEPPEILRTHRLPRAPRSSYLAMYATLPAIEEDQPGPWVLGPSPQEVPTLEEKGEEEEEEEEEEEEEEEPENPYLSDDEKLQRRQEKAGPSPSWDSRPARPPQASCSPLEMMKKHMAGAKGPHPELGPECQAGSRPTSRLGGSLLFGGLVSATKEAPTLEPLGTKLSALPPHGAPGLRKVPGQLPLLCSERPPPEKRTCARLPEGWSPALKTQGKLNTRPGKMILFSEPTCQGSSREVWEDIADASSWAPVASIRVVRGCWVLYEEPEFRGRKLVLPEGDVELGTQGQVWSTQGIGSLRRVVRDYITPQICLYSEEGLKGEEVKLTEVLEDLQGLKKPLQVASAIVSTGLWLLYPKPFFEDIPCILEPGEYPTSEAWGTSDPSVGSLKPIRLGCPSVEKPGEPKAVVYEAPGFQGRSWEVSRDIYNLQQPEDSQSPDLASVGSLRILGGCWVGYEKEGFRGHQYLLEEGEYADWSHWGGYDKALTSLRVIRTDFGDPAVVLFEAMDFEGPSVEVSEALPDVELVQHGPRTQAIHVLSGVWVAYEEVGFSGEQYVLEKGVYRNCDDWGAGNSALASLQPVLQVGEHNLHFVSKIQLFSGPDFLGDQISFEDDQTSLPPSFQPQSCRVHGSSWILFDEKNFEGDQHILSEGEFPTLTAMGCLASTVLGSLQKVPLHFSEPSIFLYGLECFEGKEIELNREVRSLQAEGFNNHVLSVQIKGGVWVLCEHSDFRGRQWLVSSCEITNWLTYSGTQRVGSLYPIKQRRAYFRLWNAALGGFLAVPDHVEDMKAGRVVVSEPQAGGSSIWYYEDGLLKNQVAPTMSLQVIGPPSTGSKVVLWAESRLPRQTWSINESGHICSQMFEGRILDVKGGRGYDRDHAVLWELAKDRASQIWTVHVL
- the CRYBG2 gene encoding beta/gamma crystallin domain-containing protein 2 isoform X2 gives rise to the protein MAEGAKGESATPGPALPEPAQALHQRPSTRRTRYHITVTLQGRGQAPGEECEEPKPAQPAPHPCGPEESRGWQEPLQGPRPITGWLTDPPQEPQLRAPRHQGSTDQRQELQASQTPGSPHRRELDHSVPRTPQDRLRGPNMEEAGGPPARTEARVVSATLTWRQRPPAQEEIRHRFRKVSLVSGAQVEAPQEEMFEDSHHREEVNGFATREEETVNYQGPQDGGGSKSFQSHGPIFSRKYTPPPKEKRPVGRLKEAVDQVDGSSQDPRTEPPSPGAMARTEYSVPLPGPREPSPHPGVSHISGSPRSLEERRVTRTVRTTMVMGGHVDRRVNSSVTVGPTLLGEALPRGRNAARTVRAVVVRPQAEGSPSRSQALELLSSLVPAEHSPPTGRLPRPMAVVPRSPGLGRSVGEALGQLPETGTAVPKDRDALAPAGIPEGAHPPQNQDVPAAHPDQDQVKAPDARAHESPRMQGASSPTQLPFQTSQGHVPVPSSPRLQTHNPSLGLVHPPEQPVVPTHPRGQITLEPRGPQALPSVKMEGLTDPPAATLLPMVRSEVVTVPGQPLVPSSTRRKAVPSRGGLSAPSSPRSKVTRNSEDVPTFSLSQKEVVQGPGRPADPSPTQKDVAQGPSAPAASPPTQKEVVQGPSAPTASPPTKVVQASEGSPISSPTQKEVVQGVEGSLASSLTKEEAVQGLAAPAIPSPQKDKVVQGSEESPISYPTPKEVVQGPGASAAPFPTQKVVVQGCPAVIPPPCSSVDKVSPSPGGPPVPVPVGAEASLESQLVPDSTKGKTLPEPSREEEEMALATDLEIFLDTLRSMEPPEILRTHRLPRAPRSSYLAMYATLPAIEEDQPGPWVLGPSPQEVPTLEEKGEEEEEEEEEEEEEEEPENPYLSDDEKLQRRQEKAGPSPSWDSRPARPPQASCSPLEMMKKHMAGAKGPHPELGPECQAGSRPTSRLGGSLLFGGLVSATKEAPTLEPLGTKLSALPPHGAPGLRKVPGQLPLLCSERPPPEKRTCARLPEGWSPALKTQGKLNTRPGKMILFSEPTCQGSSREVWEDIADASSWAPVASIRVVRGCWVLYEEPEFRGRKLVLPEGDVELGTQGQVWSTQGIGSLRRVVRDYITPQICLYSEEGLKGEEVKLTEVLEDLQGLKKPLQVASAIVSTGLWLLYPKPFFEDIPCILEPGEYPTSEAWGTSDPSVGSLKPIRLGCPSVEKPGEPKAVVYEAPGFQGRSWEVSRDIYNLQQPEDSQSPDLASVGSLRILGGCWVGYEKEGFRGHQYLLEEGEYADWSHWGGYDKALTSLRVIRTDFGDPAVVLFEAMDFEGPSVEVSEALPDVELVQHGPRTQAIHVLSGVWVAYEEVGFSGEQYVLEKGVYRNCDDWGAGNSALASLQPVLQVGEHNLHFVSKIQLFSGPDFLGDQISFEDDQTSLPPSFQPQSCRVHGSSWILFDEKNFEGDQHILSEGEFPTLTAMGCLASTVLGSLQKVPLHFSEPSIFLYGLECFEGKEIELNREVRSLQAEGFNNHVLSVQIKGGVWVLCEHSDFRGRQWLVSSCEITNWLTYSGTQRVGSLYPIKQRRAYFRLWNAALGGFLAVPDHVEDMKAGRVVVSEPQAGGSSIWYYEDGLLKNQVAPTMSLQVIGPPSTGSKVVLWAESRLPRQTWSINESGHICSQMFEGRILDVKGGRGYDRDHAVLWELAKDRASQIWTVHVL
- the CRYBG2 gene encoding beta/gamma crystallin domain-containing protein 2 isoform X3; this encodes MAERRGGLGARLARRLAGLGVRRESREKRTPKEARAPDRPWGGQSCPDLAQGQGSTSNVSLKAQGQSHSEWDLRAGSHGSWLWKRRHSSGGPAQPLGRLQRPAVGSASDLANYASVRPESLALAVASAEPADARCPSSPVPAPGHLEQGTPGCTCLSPSYTAPEVPLRPEPPGNLEVLLPRPVSFPMAEGAKGESATPGPALPEPAQALHQRPSTRRTRYHITVTLQGRGQAPGEECEEPKPAQPAPHPCGPEESRGWQEPLQGPRPITGWLTDPPQEPQLRAPRHQGSTDQRQELQASQTPGSPHRRELDHSVPRTPQDRLRGPNMEEAGGPPARTEARVVSATLTWRQRPPAQEEIRHRFRKVSLVSGAQVEAPQEEMFEDSHHREEVNGFATREEETVNYQGPQDGGGSKSFQSHGPIFSRKYTPPPKEKRPVGRLKEAVDQVDGSSQDPRTEPPSPGAMARTEYSVPLPGPREPSPHPGVSHISGSPRSLEERRVTRTVRTTMVMGGHVDRRVNSSVTVGPTLLGEALPRGRNAARTVRAVVVRPQAEGSPSRSQALELLSSLVPAEHSPPTGRLPRPMAVVPRSPGLGRSVGEALGQLPETGTAVPKDRDALAPAGIPEGAHPPQNQDVPAAHPDQDQVKAPDARAHESPRMQGASSPTQLPFQTSQGHVPVPSSPRLQTHNPSLGLVHPPEQPVVPTHPRGQITLEPRGPQALPSVKMEGLTDPPAATLLPMVRSEVVTVPGQPLVPSSTRRKAVPSRGGLSAPSSPRSKVTRNSEDVPTFSLSQKEVVQGPGRPADPSPTQKDVAQGPSAPAASPPTQKEVVQGPSAPTASPPTKVVQASEGSPISSPTQKEVVQGVEGSLASSLTKEEAVQGLAAPAIPSPQKDKVVQGSEESPISYPTPKEVVQGPGASAAPFPTQKVVVQGCPAVIPPPCSSVDKVSPSPGGPPVPVPVGAEASLESQLVPDSTKGKTLPEPSREEEEMALATDLEIFLDTLRSMEPPEILRTHRLPRAPRSSYLAMYATLPAIEEDQPGPWVLGPSPQEVPTLEEKGEEEEEEEEEEEEEEEPENPYLSDDEKLQRRQEKAGPSPSWDSRPARPPQASCSPLEMMKKHMAGAKGPHPELGPECQAGSRPTSRLGGSLLFGGLVSATKEAPTLEPLGTKLSALPPHGAPGLRKVPGQLPLLCSERPPPEKRTCARLPEGWSPALKTQGKLNTRPGKMILFSEPTCQGSSREVWEDIADASSWAPVASIRVVRGCWVLYEEPEFRGRKLVLPEGDVELGTQGQVWSTQGIGSLRRVVRDYITPQICLYSEEGLKGEEVKLTEVLEDLQGLKKPLQVASAIVSTGLWLLYPKPFFEDIPCILEPGEYPTSEAWGTSDPSVGSLKPIRLGCPSVEKPGEPKAVVYEAPGFQGRSWEVSRDIYNLQQPEDSQSPDLASVGSLRILGGCWVGYEKEGFRGHQYLLEEGEYADWSHWGGYDKALTSLRVIRTDFGDPAVVLFEAMDFEGPSVEVSEALPDVELVQHGPRTQAIHVLSGVWVAYEEVGFSGEQYVLEKGVYRNCDDWGAGNSALASLQPVLQVGEHNLHFVSKIQLFSGPDFLGDQISFEDDQTSLPPSFQPQSCRVHGSSGIF
- the CRYBG2 gene encoding beta/gamma crystallin domain-containing protein 2 isoform X1: MAERRGGLGARLARRLAGLGVRRESREKRTPKEARAPDRPWGGQSCPDLAQGQGSTSNVSLKAQGQSHSEWDLRAGSHGSWLWKRRHSSGGPAQPLGRLQRPAVGSASDLANYASVRPESLALAVASAEPADARCPSSPVPAPGHLEQGTPGCTCLSPSYTAPEVPLRPEPPGNLEVLLPRPVSFPMAEGAKGESATPGPALPEPAQALHQRPSTRRTRYHITVTLQGRGQAPGEECEEPKPAQPAPHPCGPEESRGWQEPLQGPRPITGWLTDPPQEPQLRAPRHQGSTDQRQELQASQTPGSPHRRELDHSVPRTPQDRLRGPNMEEAGGPPARTEARVVSATLTWRQRPPAQEEIRHRFRKVSLVSGAQVEAPQEEMFEDSHHREEVNGFATREEETVNYQGPQDGGGSKSFQSHGPIFSRKYTPPPKEKRPVGRLKEAVDQVDGSSQDPRTEPPSPGAMARTEYSVPLPGPREPSPHPGVSHISGSPRSLEERRVTRTVRTTMVMGGHVDRRVNSSVTVGPTLLGEALPRGRNAARTVRAVVVRPQAEGSPSRSQALELLSSLVPAEHSPPTGRLPRPMAVVPRSPGLGRSVGEALGQLPETGTAVPKDRDALAPAGIPEGAHPPQNQDVPAAHPDQDQVKAPDARAHESPRMQGASSPTQLPFQTSQGHVPVPSSPRLQTHNPSLGLVHPPEQPVVPTHPRGQITLEPRGPQALPSVKMEGLTDPPAATLLPMVRSEVVTVPGQPLVPSSTRRKAVPSRGGLSAPSSPRSKVTRNSEDVPTFSLSQKEVVQGPGRPADPSPTQKDVAQGPSAPAASPPTQKEVVQGPSAPTASPPTKVVQASEGSPISSPTQKEVVQGVEGSLASSLTKEEAVQGLAAPAIPSPQKDKVVQGSEESPISYPTPKEVVQGPGASAAPFPTQKVVVQGCPAVIPPPCSSVDKVSPSPGGPPVPVPVGAEASLESQLVPDSTKGKTLPEPSREEEEMALATDLEIFLDTLRSMEPPEILRTHRLPRAPRSSYLAMYATLPAIEEDQPGPWVLGPSPQEVPTLEEKGEEEEEEEEEEEEEEEPENPYLSDDEKLQRRQEKAGPSPSWDSRPARPPQASCSPLEMMKKHMAGAKGPHPELGPECQAGSRPTSRLGGSLLFGGLVSATKEAPTLEPLGTKLSALPPHGAPGLRKVPGQLPLLCSERPPPEKRTCARLPEGWSPALKTQGKLNTRPGKMILFSEPTCQGSSREVWEDIADASSWAPVASIRVVRGCWVLYEEPEFRGRKLVLPEGDVELGTQGQVWSTQGIGSLRRVVRDYITPQICLYSEEGLKGEEVKLTEVLEDLQGLKKPLQVASAIVSTGLWLLYPKPFFEDIPCILEPGEYPTSEAWGTSDPSVGSLKPIRLGCPSVEKPGEPKAVVYEAPGFQGRSWEVSRDIYNLQQPEDSQSPDLASVGSLRILGGCWVGYEKEGFRGHQYLLEEGEYADWSHWGGYDKALTSLRVIRTDFGDPAVVLFEAMDFEGPSVEVSEALPDVELVQHGPRTQAIHVLSGVWVAYEEVGFSGEQYVLEKGVYRNCDDWGAGNSALASLQPVLQVGEHNLHFVSKIQLFSGPDFLGDQISFEDDQTSLPPSFQPQSCRVHGSSWILFDEKNFEGDQHILSEGEFPTLTAMGCLASTVLGSLQKVPLHFSEPSIFLYGLECFEGKEIELNREVRSLQAEGFNNHVLSVQIKGGVWVLCEHSDFRGRQWLVSSCEITNWLTYSGTQRVGSLYPIKQRRAYFRLWNAALGGFLAVPDHVEDMKAGRVVVSEPQAGGSSIWYYEDGLLKNQVAPTMSLQVIGPPSTGSKVVLWAESRLPRQTWSINESGHICSQMFEGRILDVKGGRGYDRDHAVLWELAKDRASQIWTVHVL